One window from the genome of Enterobacteriaceae bacterium Kacie_13 encodes:
- a CDS encoding inner membrane protein YpjD, with protein MSVFALVAMLAYLFSLALIIPSIIRKNSAYRRLALISVVVALVCHAVALQQRIFDVSTGQNLSLVNIGSVVSLIIGTVMTIVASRNRGWFVLPIVYSFSLINLAFVTFLPGEFITHLEESKGLLVHIGLALFSYATLMIAALYALQLAWLDYQLKNKRLTFTADMPPLMSIERKLFHITQIGVILLTLTLCTGLLYLNNLFSPENIDKAVLSILAWFVYIVLLWGHYHEGWRGRRVVWFSMAGAILLTLAYFGSRLIQQIMVHQ; from the coding sequence ATGTCAGTTTTTGCTCTCGTCGCCATGTTGGCCTATTTGTTCAGCCTTGCACTGATCATTCCGAGCATCATTCGGAAGAACAGCGCATATCGGCGACTGGCATTGATTTCCGTGGTCGTGGCGCTGGTGTGTCACGCCGTTGCATTGCAGCAGCGCATCTTCGACGTCAGCACCGGCCAGAACCTGAGTCTGGTAAATATCGGCTCAGTCGTGAGTTTAATCATTGGCACGGTAATGACCATTGTGGCCTCGCGTAATCGTGGCTGGTTTGTTCTGCCGATCGTCTATAGTTTTTCGCTGATCAATTTGGCCTTTGTGACCTTTCTGCCAGGCGAGTTCATTACGCATCTCGAGGAAAGTAAAGGCTTGCTGGTTCACATCGGCCTGGCGCTGTTCTCTTATGCGACACTGATGATCGCCGCACTCTACGCACTGCAGCTCGCGTGGCTCGATTATCAGCTCAAAAACAAACGCCTCACGTTTACCGCCGATATGCCGCCACTGATGAGCATTGAGCGCAAACTTTTTCATATCACCCAGATTGGTGTCATCTTATTGACGCTGACGCTGTGCACCGGTTTGCTGTATCTGAATAATCTGTTCAGCCCGGAGAATATCGACAAAGCCGTCTTATCGATACTCGCATGGTTCGTATATATCGTCCTGCTGTGGGGCCATTATCACGAAGGCTGGCGTGGCCGCCGCGTGGTATGGTTCAGCATGGCTGGCGCCATTCTCCTGACTCTCGCCTATTTTGGCAGTCGCCTGATCCAGCAAATCATGGTTCATCAATAA
- the rplS gene encoding 50S ribosomal protein L19: protein MSNIIKQIEQEQMKQDVPAFRPGDSVEVKVWVVEGSKKRLQAFEGVVIAIRNRGLHSAFTVRKISNGEGVERVFQTHSPVIDSIAVKRRGAVRKAKLYYLRERTGKSARIKERLN from the coding sequence ATGAGCAATATCATTAAACAGATCGAACAAGAGCAGATGAAGCAAGACGTACCTGCATTCCGTCCGGGTGATTCCGTGGAAGTTAAGGTATGGGTCGTTGAAGGTTCTAAAAAGCGTCTGCAGGCATTCGAGGGCGTGGTTATCGCTATTCGTAACCGCGGTCTGCACTCTGCATTCACTGTTCGCAAAATTTCTAACGGCGAAGGTGTTGAGCGTGTATTCCAGACTCACTCCCCAGTAATCGACAGCATTGCTGTTAAACGTCGTGGTGCCGTTCGTAAAGCTAAACTGTACTACCTGCGTGAGCGTACTGGTAAGTCTGCTCGTATCAAAGAGCGTCTTAACTAA
- a CDS encoding late control protein B has protein sequence MMHCPLCGKVAHTRSSRYLSESTKERYHQCQNIECSCTFATHESVARVISKPGSEKSAA, from the coding sequence ATGATGCATTGCCCGCTTTGTGGAAAGGTCGCCCATACACGTTCAAGCCGTTATCTGAGTGAGTCAACAAAGGAACGGTATCATCAGTGCCAGAACATCGAGTGCAGCTGTACCTTCGCCACGCATGAATCCGTCGCCCGTGTGATTTCAAAACCCGGTAGCGAAAAATCAGCCGCATAG
- a CDS encoding DUF21 domain-containing protein: protein MEHVSTTTLIIILIIMVVVSAYFSASETGMMTLNRYRLRHLAKQGNRGARRVEKLLKRPDQLISLVLIGNNLVNILASALATIVGIRLYGDAGVAIATGVLTFVVLLFAEVLPKTFAALNPERIAFPSSILLRPLQTIMMPLVWILNSLSRLLMRMCGIKTTTSLSDAMSKEELRTIVNESRSQISRRNQDMLLSVLDLEKVTVDDIMVPRNEIVGIDINDDWKSIIRQLTHSPHGRIVLYRDSLDDAIGMLRLREAYRLMTEKKEFTKENLLRAADEIYYIPEGTPLNIQLVKFQRNKKKVGIVVDEYGDIQGLVTVEDILEEIVGDFTTSMSPTLAEEVTPQSDGSVVIEGSANVRELNKAFNWNLPADGPRTMNGMLLEVLEEIPTIGTNLRVKNYEVEILDVQENMIKQVQVRPLQPLQSTVNQR from the coding sequence TTGGAGCACGTCTCGACAACAACCCTGATCATCATATTGATCATCATGGTGGTGGTTTCGGCTTATTTCTCAGCCTCCGAAACCGGTATGATGACACTCAACCGTTACCGGTTACGTCACCTGGCCAAACAGGGTAACCGCGGCGCACGTCGCGTCGAAAAGCTGTTAAAACGCCCTGACCAGCTGATTAGCCTGGTACTTATCGGCAACAATTTGGTCAACATCCTTGCTTCCGCTCTGGCAACAATTGTGGGTATTCGCCTGTACGGCGATGCAGGTGTGGCGATTGCCACCGGCGTGCTGACTTTCGTAGTTCTTCTGTTTGCCGAAGTGCTGCCGAAAACTTTCGCGGCATTGAATCCAGAACGTATCGCTTTCCCGAGCAGTATTTTGTTGCGTCCGCTGCAAACCATCATGATGCCCTTAGTATGGATCCTTAACAGTCTCTCGCGTCTGCTGATGAGAATGTGCGGTATCAAAACTACCACCAGCCTCAGCGATGCAATGAGCAAGGAAGAGTTGCGGACCATCGTGAACGAATCGCGCTCGCAAATTTCACGCCGGAACCAGGACATGCTGCTTTCAGTGCTTGATCTGGAGAAAGTGACGGTCGATGACATCATGGTGCCACGCAATGAAATCGTCGGTATCGATATCAACGACGACTGGAAATCGATAATCCGCCAGCTAACGCATTCACCGCATGGTCGTATTGTGCTTTACCGTGACTCACTCGATGACGCCATCGGCATGCTCCGCCTGCGTGAAGCGTATCGTCTGATGACCGAGAAGAAAGAGTTTACCAAAGAAAACCTGCTGCGCGCTGCCGATGAGATTTACTACATTCCGGAAGGTACGCCGCTAAATATTCAGCTGGTGAAGTTCCAGCGCAATAAGAAAAAAGTTGGGATTGTGGTCGACGAATACGGTGATATTCAGGGGCTGGTGACCGTCGAGGATATTCTCGAGGAGATTGTGGGTGATTTTACCACGTCGATGTCACCGACGCTGGCTGAAGAGGTGACGCCGCAAAGCGATGGTTCCGTCGTAATTGAAGGCAGTGCAAACGTTCGTGAGTTGAATAAAGCCTTTAACTGGAATCTGCCTGCTGACGGGCCCAGGACCATGAATGGCATGCTACTGGAAGTGTTGGAAGAGATCCCCACCATCGGCACAAACTTGCGGGTTAAGAATTATGAAGTCGAAATTCTGGATGTGCAGGAGAACATGATCAAACAGGTTCAGGTACGCCCTCTGCAACCCTTACAAAGCACCGTAAATCAGCGCTAA
- the luxS gene encoding S-ribosylhomocysteine lyase produces MPLLDSFTVDHTRMAAPAVRVAKTMKTPHGDTITVFDLRFCRPNIEVMPERGIHTLEHLFAGFMRNHLNGNGVEIIDISPMGCRTGFYMSLIGVPEEQLVADSWKAAMADVLKVKEQRQIPELNEYQCGTFEMHSLKEAQEIAQHILDHDVVVNRNDDLALPKEKLSELHI; encoded by the coding sequence ATGCCACTGTTGGATAGCTTTACCGTAGACCATACCCGTATGGCAGCACCTGCTGTTCGCGTCGCAAAAACCATGAAAACCCCACATGGGGACACCATCACTGTGTTCGATCTGCGCTTCTGCCGCCCGAATATTGAAGTGATGCCAGAGCGTGGGATTCATACGCTGGAGCACCTGTTCGCAGGCTTTATGCGTAATCACCTGAACGGAAACGGCGTCGAGATCATCGATATTTCTCCGATGGGTTGCCGTACCGGGTTCTATATGAGCCTGATCGGCGTGCCGGAAGAGCAGTTGGTTGCGGATTCCTGGAAAGCGGCGATGGCCGATGTTCTGAAAGTGAAAGAACAGCGTCAGATCCCTGAGCTTAATGAATATCAGTGCGGTACATTCGAGATGCATTCTCTGAAAGAAGCGCAGGAAATCGCGCAGCACATTCTCGATCACGATGTTGTCGTGAACCGTAACGACGATCTGGCTCTGCCAAAAGAAAAACTGTCTGAACTGCACATCTAG
- the rpsP gene encoding 30S ribosomal protein S16, producing MVTIRLARGGAKKRPFYQVVVTDSRNARDGRFIERVGFFNPLASGQAEALRLDLDRITHWVDLGATVSDRVSSLIKDAKKAA from the coding sequence ATGGTAACAATTCGTTTAGCACGTGGCGGCGCAAAAAAGCGTCCGTTTTATCAAGTAGTAGTGACCGACAGCCGCAACGCTCGTGATGGTCGTTTCATCGAACGCGTAGGTTTCTTCAACCCATTGGCTTCTGGCCAGGCTGAAGCACTGCGTCTGGACCTGGATCGTATTACCCATTGGGTAGATCTGGGTGCAACCGTTTCTGATCGCGTTTCTTCGCTGATCAAAGACGCTAAGAAAGCAGCTTAA
- the trmD gene encoding tRNA (guanosine(37)-N1)-methyltransferase TrmD codes for MWIGIISLFPEMFRAITDYGVTGRAVKNGLLSVNCWSPRDFAYDRHRTVDERPYGGGPGMLMMVQPLREAIHAAKAAAGEGVKVIYLSPQGRKLDQTGVCELAAHQKIILVCGRYEGIDERVIKTEIDEEWSIGDYVLSGGELPAMTLIDSVSRFIPGVLGRQASAEEDSFADGLLDCPHYTRPEVLEGMEVPPVLLSGNHADIRRWRLKQSLGRTWLRRPELLENLALTDEQEVLLREFQKEHRLS; via the coding sequence ATGTGGATCGGTATAATTAGCCTGTTTCCTGAGATGTTCCGCGCAATCACCGATTACGGGGTAACTGGCCGGGCAGTTAAGAATGGCCTGTTGAGCGTAAATTGCTGGAGTCCTCGCGACTTCGCATACGATCGACATCGTACCGTGGACGAGCGCCCTTACGGCGGTGGTCCCGGCATGCTGATGATGGTGCAACCTTTACGGGAAGCGATTCATGCAGCAAAAGCAGCGGCAGGCGAAGGTGTGAAAGTGATTTATCTTTCACCTCAGGGGCGCAAACTGGATCAAACCGGTGTTTGCGAACTGGCTGCCCATCAGAAAATTATTCTGGTGTGTGGCCGTTATGAAGGGATTGATGAGCGCGTAATCAAAACCGAAATTGATGAAGAATGGTCAATTGGTGATTATGTTCTCAGCGGTGGTGAGTTGCCGGCAATGACCTTGATTGATTCAGTTTCCCGCTTTATACCGGGGGTTCTGGGTCGTCAGGCTTCAGCAGAAGAAGATTCTTTCGCTGACGGATTGCTCGATTGCCCCCACTATACCCGTCCTGAAGTGTTGGAAGGCATGGAAGTACCGCCAGTTTTACTGTCGGGAAACCATGCTGATATACGTCGCTGGCGTCTGAAACAGTCGCTGGGTCGAACCTGGCTTAGAAGACCTGAACTTCTGGAAAACCTAGCTCTGACTGACGAGCAAGAGGTGTTACTGAGAGAGTTCCAAAAGGAACATCGACTCAGTTAA
- the rimM gene encoding ribosome maturation factor RimM, with the protein MSKQSNPVVPAEPLVLGKMGSTYGIRGWLRVFSSTEDAESIFEYQPWFIQRAGKWQVIELEGWKRHTQDLIIKVKGVDDRDAANLLTNCEIVVDSKQLPTLEDGDYYWKDLFGCQVVTTSGYELGKIIDMMETGSNDVMVVKANLKDAFGLKERLIPFLDGQVIKKVDLATRTVEVDWDPGF; encoded by the coding sequence ATGAGCAAGCAATCCAATCCAGTGGTACCCGCTGAGCCGTTAGTACTCGGCAAAATGGGTTCAACATACGGCATTCGCGGTTGGCTCAGAGTGTTTTCATCCACCGAAGACGCTGAAAGCATCTTCGAATACCAGCCCTGGTTTATCCAGCGTGCCGGTAAGTGGCAGGTTATCGAGCTGGAAGGCTGGAAACGCCACACTCAGGATCTGATTATCAAAGTCAAAGGCGTTGATGATCGGGATGCAGCGAATCTGCTGACCAATTGTGAAATTGTCGTCGATTCAAAGCAGCTACCAACACTGGAAGACGGTGACTATTACTGGAAAGACCTTTTTGGTTGCCAGGTAGTGACAACTTCCGGTTACGAGCTGGGCAAAATCATCGATATGATGGAAACCGGTTCTAACGATGTGATGGTAGTCAAAGCCAACCTGAAAGATGCCTTCGGACTCAAGGAGCGGTTGATTCCGTTCCTCGATGGGCAGGTTATCAAGAAAGTCGATCTCGCTACTCGCACTGTCGAAGTAGATTGGGATCCTGGTTTTTGA
- the gshA gene encoding glutamate--cysteine ligase has product MIPDVSQALSWLEAHPQALKGIRRGIERETLRVNPDGSLATTGHPESLGAALTHRWITTDFAEALLEFITPVDDNIEHLMAFLRDIHRHVARELGEERMWPFSMPCFIESGQDIELAQYGSSNVGRMKTLYREGLKNRYGALMQVISGIHYNFSLPLSFWQERLGVTDAESGKEAISAGYFKLIRNYYRFGWVIPYLFGASPAICSSFLKGRKTDLPFEYTEGGMCYLPYATSLRLSDLGYTNKSQSNLDITFNDLETYVKGVKRAIRTPSAEYAEMGVKKDGKYLQLNTNVLQIENELYAPIRPKRVTKSGETPSEALLRGGIEYIEVRSLDVNPFSPVGVDATQARFLDLFLVWCALADAPEMNSDELRCTRQNWNRVILEGRKPGQTIGIGCYDERKPLDQVGKDLFADLNRVAQVMDSQNGDHLYQDVCKELVAAFDDPELTYSARILKALKQQGVGNLGLELAEKYRQLLASEPLEVLDESALLAEQDGSWQRQRDMEAGDTLSLEDYLAAHAGGTEE; this is encoded by the coding sequence TTGATCCCGGATGTATCACAGGCGCTTTCCTGGCTGGAAGCCCATCCTCAGGCACTTAAAGGTATTCGTCGCGGTATCGAGCGTGAAACGCTGCGTGTTAATCCCGATGGTTCATTGGCGACAACGGGACATCCGGAATCCCTGGGTGCAGCGTTGACGCATCGCTGGATTACCACCGATTTTGCTGAGGCTTTATTAGAATTTATTACGCCTGTCGATGACAATATCGAACACCTGATGGCGTTTTTGCGTGACATCCATCGTCACGTGGCGCGCGAGCTTGGTGAAGAGCGTATGTGGCCGTTCAGCATGCCGTGCTTTATCGAATCCGGACAGGATATCGAGTTGGCGCAGTACGGTTCGTCGAACGTCGGGCGTATGAAAACGCTGTATCGCGAAGGCCTGAAGAACCGTTACGGCGCGCTGATGCAGGTTATTTCCGGCATCCATTACAATTTCTCACTGCCATTGTCATTCTGGCAGGAGCGTCTGGGCGTTACAGATGCGGAAAGCGGCAAAGAAGCGATTTCAGCGGGGTACTTCAAACTTATCCGCAACTATTACCGTTTCGGCTGGGTAATCCCTTATCTGTTTGGTGCGTCGCCTGCGATCTGTTCGTCATTCCTGAAAGGACGTAAAACGGATCTGCCTTTCGAATATACTGAAGGCGGGATGTGCTATCTCCCGTATGCAACGTCGCTGCGTCTGAGTGATTTAGGCTACACCAATAAATCGCAGAGCAATCTGGACATTACCTTTAACGATCTTGAAACTTACGTGAAAGGCGTTAAAAGGGCCATTCGTACGCCATCGGCAGAATATGCAGAGATGGGAGTGAAGAAAGATGGCAAATATCTGCAACTGAACACAAATGTGTTACAGATAGAGAACGAGCTTTATGCGCCCATCCGACCTAAGCGCGTGACGAAATCAGGTGAAACGCCTTCTGAGGCGCTGCTGCGTGGTGGCATTGAATACATTGAGGTGCGATCGCTGGACGTCAATCCATTCTCCCCTGTGGGAGTTGATGCGACGCAGGCGCGTTTCCTCGATCTGTTTTTGGTATGGTGTGCCTTAGCTGACGCGCCGGAGATGAACAGCGATGAGCTACGTTGTACCCGTCAGAACTGGAACCGCGTGATCCTCGAAGGGCGTAAGCCGGGTCAGACGATCGGCATCGGTTGTTATGACGAACGCAAACCGTTGGATCAGGTAGGCAAAGATTTGTTCGCTGATTTGAACCGTGTTGCGCAGGTGATGGACAGTCAGAATGGTGATCACCTGTATCAGGACGTGTGCAAGGAACTTGTCGCGGCGTTTGATGATCCGGAACTGACTTACTCCGCGCGCATCCTGAAAGCACTGAAACAGCAGGGCGTGGGTAATTTAGGACTGGAACTGGCCGAGAAATATCGTCAGCTGCTGGCCAGCGAACCGCTGGAAGTATTGGATGAAAGTGCATTGCTGGCAGAACAAGATGGTTCATGGCAGCGTCAGCGCGACATGGAAGCCGGTGACACGCTAAGCTTAGAAGACTATCTGGCTGCTCACGCAGGCGGTACCGAAGAGTAG
- a CDS encoding signal recognition particle protein, translating to MFENLSDRLSRTLRNISGRGRLTEENIKETLREVRMALLEADVALPVVRDFINRVKESAVGVEVNKSLTPGQEFVKIVQKELENAMGEANTELNLAAQPPAVVLMAGLQGAGKTTSVGKLAKFLKEKKKKKVLVVSADVYRPAAIKQLETLAQQVEVDFFPSDAQEKPVDIVRRALQQAKLKFYDVLIVDTAGRLHVDEAMMDEIKQVHAAINPVETLFVVDAMTGQDAANTAKAFNEALPLTGVILTKVDGDARGGAALSIRHITGKPIKFLGMGEKTDALEPFHPDRIASRILGMGDVLSLIEDIESKVDRAQAEKLASKLKKGDGFDLTDFLDQLKQMRNMGGMANMMSKLPGVGQLPDNVKSQMDDKVLVRMEAIINSMTTKERAKPEIIKGSRKRRIAMGSGMQVQDVNRLLKQFDDMQRMMKKMKNGGMAKMMRGMKGMMPPGFPGR from the coding sequence ATGTTTGAGAATTTAAGCGATCGATTGTCGCGCACACTGCGCAATATCAGCGGCCGCGGGCGGCTGACCGAAGAAAATATCAAAGAGACGTTACGTGAAGTTCGTATGGCGTTACTGGAAGCGGACGTTGCGCTGCCGGTCGTCCGTGACTTCATTAACCGGGTGAAAGAGAGCGCCGTTGGCGTTGAGGTCAATAAGAGCCTTACACCGGGTCAGGAATTCGTCAAAATTGTCCAGAAAGAACTGGAAAACGCGATGGGCGAGGCGAACACCGAGCTCAATTTAGCGGCACAGCCACCGGCCGTCGTGCTGATGGCGGGTTTACAAGGTGCGGGTAAAACCACCAGCGTCGGTAAACTGGCTAAATTCCTGAAAGAAAAGAAAAAGAAAAAAGTTCTGGTGGTGTCTGCCGACGTTTATCGCCCTGCGGCGATCAAACAGCTGGAGACGCTGGCGCAGCAAGTTGAAGTAGATTTCTTCCCGTCTGATGCACAGGAAAAACCGGTCGATATCGTTCGCCGCGCCCTTCAGCAAGCCAAACTGAAATTTTATGACGTTCTGATCGTCGATACCGCCGGTCGTTTACACGTCGACGAAGCGATGATGGACGAGATCAAACAGGTTCACGCCGCGATTAACCCGGTAGAAACACTGTTTGTTGTCGATGCCATGACCGGCCAGGATGCCGCCAATACGGCGAAAGCGTTTAACGAAGCGCTGCCGCTGACGGGGGTTATCCTGACGAAAGTCGATGGTGACGCCCGTGGTGGTGCCGCACTCTCGATTCGCCATATCACTGGCAAACCGATCAAATTCCTCGGGATGGGTGAAAAAACCGATGCGCTGGAGCCGTTCCACCCGGATCGTATCGCTTCGCGTATTTTGGGCATGGGCGACGTTCTCTCTCTCATCGAAGATATTGAGAGTAAAGTCGACCGCGCGCAGGCCGAGAAACTGGCCAGCAAGCTCAAAAAAGGCGACGGCTTTGACCTGACCGACTTCCTCGATCAGCTCAAGCAAATGCGCAACATGGGCGGTATGGCAAACATGATGAGCAAATTGCCGGGCGTCGGGCAACTGCCGGACAACGTCAAATCTCAGATGGACGATAAAGTGCTGGTGCGTATGGAAGCGATCATCAATTCGATGACGACGAAAGAGCGCGCGAAACCAGAAATTATTAAAGGGTCCCGTAAGCGTCGTATCGCTATGGGTTCCGGCATGCAGGTGCAGGATGTTAACCGCTTACTTAAGCAGTTCGACGATATGCAGCGCATGATGAAGAAAATGAAGAATGGCGGCATGGCGAAAATGATGCGTGGCATGAAAGGTATGATGCCACCGGGTTTCCCAGGCCGCTAA